The DNA region TTTGCAGGTCTTAAATTAATTCATaatggtctttaaaagtcttaagttTGAGTAGGTAAAACCTGCAGAAGCTCCTTGTTGGTTTGTGATAAACTTTAACCTATAGCTGAACAGTGTGGCTTAGAaatgtatcacaatataagcgtttcatatcagtcaatcaataattattgattagttgttgttttttttaaatatctgtaatATTTCCAAACTCCACGTAGTTATATTTATGAAGCAAAGTGgtgaaactttaaactgctactgcgcaagttactccactggttgttgctaggtaaccaaagagtgaccATAGAGTGAGAGAGTTAAATGCtttagattttatatatatatatatatatatatatatatatatatatatagttttagtTGATTCCACGAATTTGGACATTTGTTTTTCCCAGCATAgcacaaaaatttaaaataagtaaataataataataattactaatattagtaataataaCTGTACAACAGTAAATAACAATTAGCAGTGTTTGTCTTAAAAACTCACACATATAAGTATGTTGGTAAAAATACATTCAGGATTTAAAACGCACAACTCTAGAGACTGTGTGTGTATTATAAAGATATCAATAGATATTTATAATAAGTATTGATCTCATGTCTATTGCTGtatatttattattgatttattgtccagcctgTTTTAAACTggactttttctctctctcttctccgTTCTGACTGGTTCCTGTGTAGGTGTGTGAAGCGGTCCAGGTGCGTCCGGGCCTTTctgagcagctgctgcaggtgtTGGATGAGTTTTCAGCCTTGGGGCCCTCAGGGGCCCCGGAGGTTCTCTATGACAGGCTGGGCTGTTTGCTGCGGCCGTGGCCTCAGCTGCTCAAAGACTTCGCCGCCTTCCTGAATCCCAGACAGGCGCGCCGATGTGGACTGGTGAGTGGAGTCTCTGCCACAGTGATTTAGTTCAGGAATCAAGCTGAGCTGCTCTTCCTCTCCACCAGCTGCTGGAGCAGCGGCTGTTTGAGCGCAGCCGGCGGTTCCTGAGGCGGATGGGCCGCAGCCTGGGGGAAAGCTCGCCGCTCTACCAGCAGGTGGTGTCTGTGCTGCAGGGAAGCTCCGCCCCCTCATCGGAGGACGTGGACAAGGTAGGCGGTGAACACAGAGCCTTCTCGGGAATCGTTTATTTTATTGGTTACCATGGTAACCATTAGTGGCATCAGTCTCTGTGAGTATTCCCAAGATCTATGGTTCTCAGCaggggtgcactgatttatTGTCGCCAGGTTCCCTAGATCGGCCgatatttacatgtgaagccgatcttatctacctcagtaaaggtctaaaaatcaacctctgtcctcttctgctcggCCATTAGAGAgatttgactgacagaccggcccactaGTTTATGTCTGCATGTTTCCAGTTAACAATAGCCACACCACTTTTACCAACTCAGTGACTGTCTTGCTGTATTTAGCgacatttaagacaaaaaaaaggcattttaaaaaaattgaatcagcaggtcaggcttttcaAAGATCGGTAATCGGCGATCAGCCATAAAATTTCAATCGGTGCACCACTGGTTCTCCAGCGACACGCCAAACACAGAGGCTACTGACCTCAATTTATTTGTTCCCGCTTTGATTCCTGGACCATTTGCTTCCTCTTCATCCAGTCCATGTACTGTTTATGAAATGCAACCAGTGCCATAAAAAATTATGCATTATATATGTACTACTTATTTTAGTAGTCAATTAATGTAGCGATTTGTATGATGATCAATTGATTAAAGAGTTTGCTCATTATACAGATGTTTCATTTATCCACTTAAGATTTTTTgttgcaatattagaaatggaTTAAAGGTGCAAATGAACCaataattaatttccattttataaaagtaaaaaaaaaaacattttattgcttaaagtgcaataacattacatttctttagtgaatTTAAACTGGgtgaatatataaaaaattccaCTTAAAGAGTTTTGGATAAAACATATGTACAGACAAAAGAGTTATTATTTTAAAGGCAAAATGTATATctatattttgtacagttttggcttaatatCTTCTCTGAATTTTTTCATCAAATGGTCTTTTTTGAGCTTATCTtcagttaattaattaattattaaatcaattgactattattttaataatcgattcCTCACAATGAATTGTTTTGGCCCATATACATAGATAACATACAACATTCTTctaatttttatgattattttgtaatttgtttccGTCTTGTTGGCCCGTCTGTCTTCTCTTCCTGCTGTTTCCTCTCAGGTTTCATCTTTGCTCAGGAAGCATCCAGACCTGCAGGACGAGGTCCAGGAGATTTTCCAGCAGCTCCACAGCTGCTCCCGGACCGCGGCGGACTCCGCCTGTCAGAACCCCAGCAGCGGCGGAGGGGAGCCCATCGACGCCTTGGTggaaggtgatgaagatgaCGACAGGGAGCAGCAAGCGGTTTGTGCCAAAAACATCACAGTTTCCTCCAGTGGAGAGAAGGTCGTGGTTTGGACCCGGTGAGAACAGATCacatgtttataaaagtttcatAAGATCAGGAcgtttttgtcatgtttctaAATTCTCTTTCCAAGAAATCGGAGTTCAAATTTAATTGTGcacacactgaaacatttaaactacCAACTGAGAAGCTAATGCAGCTAATTTTCTACCTTAATGTTCTGTTGTAGAGTTTGACCTGACCTGcgttgtgtttttatattataaaactGCAGAAAGTAGCACAGCATTGTGAGGTGGAtcgaaaataataaatataactgTGAAATGCTACGTTCTGCTAGCGCTTAAATGACTGATCAGTTAATCATGATCAATCAATTtctgaaataatcgtcaacttattttgtaattgattaatcgttaattgGAGTATACAGACTGTAAAACAGGCCAAACTCAGAGCCAATCTTAACTCAAACCtacatttaatttaagaaaaaaaatactttaaataatgttctacccaaaactaACTGGTTATCATAAAATTACTGCTTCAATCTCCAAACATTATGGCTTTATTCTGacaatattaaaactttattttcgttttttttatttttattttttattgtagcCTGACTCTTTCATCacagagttgacctgaattcaaagtccaaataaatagcagctgtaaaaaaaaaaagcttgttaaACAAGATGAACTATGGAAATCCAGGGAGAgcattgatgaaaaaaaacaaacagatttttccaaaaatgtaatctttaaacaccaaaaattattttaacctctaaaattgattaattaatcaaCTTtgttaaatcaattaatcgatCAGTTTCAAGCAGCTGTTCTTCCTGTTTCAGTGAAGCTGATCGCGCCATCCTGACAGCCTGCCAGCAGAGAGGAGCCACAACGAAGACATTCAGACAGGTGTCCGCCTTGCTGGGCAATAAGACTGTCAAACAGGTGAGAGTGGGCGgagcctcagtgttcaggtgcATCGCCACTTCCTGAGCTAAACTGACGTCACGTGATTTCCTGCAGGTACGACTTCGTTTCCAGGACCTGATGAAGCTTTTCCTCTCCGCGTCCCAGAGGTCCAGCAGAGCAGAATCAGCTCCGGACTGATCCGGAGGCTCCTGGAGGAGTTTGTTTCTGACCACAAAGTGGATCCGTTTCTGATCCGGTGACTTCTGATGGAGGTTTACCTGAATCCAgcccagcagagggcgctcATGAGCCGCAGCTGATTTAGTTCAGGACAGGTCACTTCCTGTGAGGGGATAAACACAGAATCACAGCTAAAGTTattcttattttagttttgatttgaCCCTGGTGCTGTGAAAAAGGTTCTGAAAGTCCAACTTTCCTCCGAGCTTTAACCCTGAATGTGCCGGTCACTGTGAACATCTTAGGAGGGAATTCAGAGTGTTTGTGCTTCTGGTGAACCAGCTTGaacatatttattgttgtgtgtgtttaataTGTCTGTAATGACCTCAGTGATGTTGGGTTGATGCTCTGAAGGTTTTGGTTTCAATCCTAACATTCCCACTGCCGAGCTGAAGACATAAGGAATGAGTGTAAAAAGTGATGCTGGCGCTCTCCATGTTGGGTTCCTGGACTCTGAAATGCCTTAAACATTTGGTTTCCCTTCATTCTcaacacatctgtttttactggcagctttaattattcagGATTGGTGGTCAATAGCCCTTTAATAGCAATTAACATAAGTTAGTATTCCCTTAAGTAGAATTacaacttctttttttgctgcaaCTTCTACTAGCAAGTGGTTTTTATACTAAAACTCTGAACATCAGAAGAAACAATTATCTTGTCATAatagagcaaaaagaaaacttttcaaGAGCCTTGATCACATCTTCGATGAAGATTTTCTTGAAGTGACTGCTTATTTGTATTTaacatggacaaaaaaaaccacatttaataaaaatgtcctatatttttttgaaatattctttctttttcttttttatttgcatcaacaccaaaacaaatgtaaaagacCTTTTGCAGATGCTACAGCAGGAGTTTACAAACTGccttttaattgtatttatttaattccatcatttaaaaagaatatttaatggGACATGTATTTTATAGTACATTCACATTACAAATTTGTCTTTCCCACTGTCTAAAATAAATTCTAccaaatactaaataaatgtatttaaagttaTTAGTAGAATCATCTATGCATACTTAATATACAATCAGGGGATAAAATAATTATAGTTTTTGATCATAAAAAGTGAAGGAACAGTTCTTTAAAATTGATATTCTGTTTGACCAATGGCGTGCTTACATCACATCGCTTACATGTCGCAGGACCAATCAGAAAAGAGATTTTTGCATTTCTCTCCATATGTCCCGCCTTCTATTTGGCAGTTGCATATTTATTGGCATCTTACAGAGGAAGCTATCGAAAGCTATTTAtacttcaaattaaaagctgtTACTTTGATTTGCAAATTAAGGAGTATTATTTGGAatcattttatgtaaaattagtACAAATGTTGAGTACCGGGTACCTCTTTTTAAAGAGATGGCGTCGagagataaaaataagaaatcattGTTAAACCGTCAGCTATTATTTTGCTAGGTGTGACCGGAAATGTCTGTATTTCGAGGTAGCTTAATGCTAAATGTAGCGACAGTCTTCCTCGCTCAGTGACAGCTCAATTTCCTtcgtgtttgtttatttttcccgTCACATTTCGGTCCCGCTCTGTCTTCCTTATGACGCCCGTCATCCCCGTCCTGTCCGCTGTCTCGCTGGCGcttgtgtctctgtgtccaacCGCCCTGTGCGCGCGCAGAGACGTGCTCGAGCTCGGGGACGCGGACTTCGACTACCTGGCAACGGAGCACGAGACCTTGCTGGTGAAGTTCTACGCTCCATGGTAACCGTTTCTCCTCGCTCCGGACATCCAGGCAGTGGGTTTGATTTGTACCGTATGCCGCTGCAGGTTCCTTGGATTTTCTCATTAATTCCACTTCAGAATATCTGGATTTTAAAGTTGCATACGATTAAATACTCTGCCTACCATCTAGCTACAAGAATATTGCGACTAATCTTTGAAACTAAACATCCATGTTAAATGTCTATTGCGTTTTGGGGCAGATATTAAACGTTTTTTATAAAGCTGTCAGCTActaattcttttgttttgttcatccATCCGGCTCCCATCAATCGTTCAGTCTATCCACCCATCTATCTGTCCATTCACCTATTCATCCCTCCCTCTATATTCAGTCCatctatccattcatccaacCATCCCTCTTCtgcccatccatccatccatccatccatccatccatccatccaatcagcCGATCATCTTCAGTCCATTTATCCAACCAACCATCTTCAGTTCATCCATCCTCCATGATGTTCTGGTCTTGTTCCAGTGTGTAAAATTCTGGAAAACCTTTGTTGGATTCAGTGGGATCAGAGACTGATTTGAGCCTAGACAGAGAGCAGTACACACCTCCAATCAAGGTTGACTCCATACTTGTTTACCTCTCgtcttttgtctcatttcttttGTCTCTCAGGTGCGGCCACTGTAAGAAACTGGCTCCAGAGTTTGAAAAAGCAGCGGGTCGACTGAAAGGAATCGTTCAGTTAGCAAAGGTTTGTTAATATTGTTTCTATTGCTGTTGATGTTATCatcacaaacagagaaaaatagaGGTTTGACTCATTTCCCTCTGGCTGCCAGGTGGACTGCACTGCTAACTCTGAGACCTGTGGTCGTTTTGGCGTCACTGGATATCCGACTCTGAAGATCTTCAGGTCTGGGAAGGACTCTGCTCCGTATGATGGGCCTCGCTCTgcaagtaaaaacataaaacaagaaaaaccgatttaaaatttaaaaactagaGGCTGTACTAGGTATAAAACCAGCTGTTCATTCTAGATTTATATCCTGATAGACATCATATGTCCAGAAAAATAGTCACTCCAATGGATTTAGACAGACTTTGTTTCAAggttctaataataataaaataaatatatacattaatatatttatgcAAAGAGATTAAGAGTACCAGTAAACCAAAATTCATTAACTGGATTAATGAAGTATCCACAACTCTCCTAATGAAAAAGATTACTTGCAGTATAAGGGGAATCTATCACTATTTCAAAACTTTGGGCTCCTTTTGTTTACTACTTTTAGTTACTAGTGATCCTCTGTAGTGTCCTAAAATAACCTTCTTTCTTTGTAAACTTCTCTTTGTTCTGTGTGAACTGCATACttgagtttgtattttttgaaaCACACAATAGTAAAATAATTTGGACTAATCCTTGAAAAAATAGAGAaccatttgttgttttgattgttgttgggttttgttttttctcttttctcatgCATTGTCTATACATCTCATAAATAAGTGGCTTGCTAGGAAAGACAATTTATTTGCACTTGACATTTACTTCAATGAGagggaatgtttttttctgtagcaTTGGAAGATTTTTGAAAACCCAATAAAAGTTCTGTTGGAAAAAGAGTTAAAAACACTGATTTGTGTTGATATGTTTGTTCAGGTGGGATCTACAACTACATGACGAAGCAGACCGGTCCAGACTCACTCCACCTAAAGAGTAAAGAAGACCTCCAGAACTTTGTCAACAACTATGATGCCAGCATTGTCGGTATGATACCGCCTGTCCTTTTGGGCTGGGTCCGCCTGGTGGCGCTGTCGCTCTCTTATATAgtcatgtgtttttgttctccaGGTGTTTTCTCAGGTACCGATGCGCCGCGTCTGGATGAGTTCTTGAAGGCGGCCGGTCTGTTGAGGGAACAGTTCAGGTTTGCTCACATCACTGACCTGCAGGTCGCCGAGGAGCAAACCCAAACCGAGTGAGTTTTCAGACACAAACACtgagaaacacaaagtcttaccaagcatctttggtccagtttctagtgccaatatcttcattttgttttgtttttcaagtttaccagcttacaagtaactttttgggaagatttaggagcttgttatatttaataacaaattatttagtcagagttgggtagtaactagttacatttattcagttacatttaattgaataacatttatgaaaataagtacttttaggagtatttttactacactgtactttttacttttacttatgtaaatttctggattctctacccactgtgagtaaATTTactaaacaaagaacaaaaacttgATTTAACCAGAAAATCACCAGACACACTCTGGCAGTTTTTGATGAAGTTTTATacgtttttattgaaataatctgagTTTGAGACAAATTgatttttcctgatttttttgtaactatgttatttatattaattattttcattttggtctttaaaataccaaaatttccacatagcTGTATTTTGGTCTATcttattatgtaatttttaatattaaataattgacGTTTGGATCAGTTAATTATTACCAGAGTcgcttttttaccaaatacttttatACTCTTTCGTGAGTAATTTCTAGGATGGTTaatgtttacttttacttgaagaaaaatatgttaactACAATTTTCAAGTACGCTACCCTCcttacaacaagacatttcaaagcagtatttacataaaacaaactgtttttctaaaaagttacttatagGTTTGTTTGGTCTCaattcaagtgtacaaagatattttcactagaaactacaccagaaatacttggtaagattttgtgtttttgcagatttaCACATGTTGAGAACAGTTTTcagaattaaataattttgcggctttttctttacttttctttgttttttccaggaGCGTTTTGCTCTTCAGACCTCCCAGACTGGCCAACGCCTTTGAGGACAGTGTCGTTGTCTTCACGGATTATCTGACCATCAGCTCTCTGAGACGCTTCATCAGAGACAACATGTGGGACTTTTTCCACTTCGcagataaatctgtttttttttacttggttttattctctgtttttctgtgcacAGCTATGGTCTCTGTCCTCACATGACTATGGAGAACAGAGACCGCCTCCGGGTTCATGACTTGCTGACTGCGTACTACGACTTGGACTACCATCACAACGTCCGAGGGTCAAACTACTGGAGGAACAGGTGACACACCGTCACACAAGACGGATTTATTTCTGGGTTTCTGTCTTTGCATGCAGGCTACAGAGTCTTTCTGCAAAGTTTTTTAATGCTCAAACAAGCAATGGTTTTTGATTCCTTCATCTGAAGCATTTCAGTGTCAAGTTTTTAAATGGTTATGTACTTATGGCTCAGCAGACGATCAGAACTGTCATGTCTGGAGCTTCAGCAGTTTGATCAGTGAAAGACAGATCAACTGTTCAGGGagcaatatttacatttcctcTGAAAACAAAGATCCAACAACTGGTCAGGTGAAGCGAACTAATATGGATGGTTGGAGGGATGCATGGAGGGATGATGGaggaatggatggatggattgatggttgcatggatggatggatggtaggTTGGGTGGTTGGATActttaatggatggatggagggatggttGGATGCTCTGATGGATTATTGGACATATTGATTCCTCTCTGATCGATTATTGGATCCTGATTTGATCAActcttacaaatattttaacttaCCATGAAAACGGTCATCAAATCCAGTTTTGACTGGTCAGCGTGAAAAGATGTTggatattatttcattttaataaacgCTGAATACTGAAGCAAACAACTTCTTATTGATGTGTCGACACTTTACTGGGTTTTATCAATAGATTCTGGtgcaaccggccctttaagaacgctatggcccaaaataaaaatgagttttctgCCTTGTAGAAAGAAGTGTTCATCTCTCTCCTCTTCATGCTTGTTGCCAGGGTGATGAAGGTTGCCTCCAAATAcagtgggcgtggcctaatctTCTCAGTAGCCAATAAGAGGGACTTCCAGGCGGAGCTGGAAGACGACTACGGCCTGGGGACCGCGGATGGCGGCGAGCTGCCGTTTGTCACCATTCGGACCAAACTGGGCCATAAGTACACCATGAGGGAGGAGTTCACGTAGGTAACATGGCCGACTAGGGCCGCGTGCTGCTGCGTCGGCGTAGAGCCAAACGCGTCTGGTCGCCTTCTGGTTACCCAACCTGACGGCGTGCGTTTCAGGAGGGACGGCCAGTCGCTGGAGCGGTTCCTGGAGGATTACTTTGCAGGTCGTCTGAAGCGTTACATCCGATCAGAACCGGTACCGGAGAAGAACGCCGCTCCTGTGAAGGTGAGATGGACAGTAAGGCTGTGTTCGTTCACTCAGCaggaaaatgcaacaaaatccactttttttcctgcattttctTAGATTGTAAAGTAAGAAAGACCCTGAGCCTGTCGccggacgataaattgtcccagactttatcgcgataaacgataatattgttgttttgaggccattttcaagtaatggtAGAATAATGCAAGAAAACTTTCTCAAAactcaataaactttaaattctaatgaacatttaacactggaagtcCTTTAAATGATTGATGGAATGACCCGTGGAGGTTctgctgtgacctctgacctctgcttgTCTTCTGCAGGTGGTGGTTGCCGAGTCGTTTGATGACATCGTTAACGATCCAAATAAAGATGTTCTGATCCAGTTTTACTCTCCGTCGTGTCCACACTGCAAGAAGTTGGAACCGGTTTACAGGGAGCTGGCGGAAACGGTACAAGATTTGGGTTTTTTGTCGCATTTAAGGCGTAAAACAAAACGGATTTAGCTGCAGCAAACTCATCGTTTCATTAGGAACAAACTACACCTCCAACTAGGGCTGGGCAGTCAATCGATTTTATCAATTGGTTGAATTTTTGAGgatttaatatttggaaaatcaagagttttatttccatcaatggatttccATAGTTCAGGGTGATGTCATCAGGCtgagggcggccatcttgtttgacaagcatGTTGAacagctttaatttatttggactttgaattcaggtccaaataaataaaaggctaATGACAatgttacaagaataaagtcttaatatttCCAGGATAAAGTCCTAATATTTGgagaatgaaacatttttatgagaactctaacataaaaaataacaaaaaaaattattattcaatattaaaaaaaagtttctcgtaattttaagaattcttccggtaaaattgcatctttattcaGCTGCTATGATGACAGCATTTATAatcttcctctgttttctcaGCTGTATTCTGATCCAAACGTCGTCGTTGCCAAGATGAACGCCGTCAATAACGACGTCCCGCTGGGATACGATGTCCAGGGGTGAGATTTCACTTTTTATCCTAGATCAACTTTTACACGTTTTATTACGTAACAACCAGACTCATGGATTCTGTTCCTCGCAACTTTtcaaaagtttctcatttttattcttatttatcattaattaATCTGTCACAATAAGGAATTCATAGATTAATGgtatgacaaattaaaatcagcACAAATTTGCTTCTCTGTCATAAAATGTCAGTTAAATCCATTGAAGTTTGAGTTTGTAAAGTGAAATAGATTTAAGACGTTAAGAAAACTTTCAGTAGATCTTTATTTTATGCTGTTTTCCCCTCTTTCCAGCTTTCCAACCATTTATTTTGCTCCAGTGGGTAAAAAAGATGATCCTGTTCGATACCAGGTAACTCTCAGCCGGTCCAGGTTCGGTTCTCTCAGGTGCAGCGGGTCGTCTCATGAGGTTAGATGACGTCTCCTGCTTTTTTTCCAGGGAGCTCGGGAGCTGAAGGACTTCTTGAAGTTCCTGAAACAAGAAGCGAGTCACAATCTGGTGCTGCCCGGGTTTAAGGAGGAACTGTGACATTTGTTTACCCGTCGATCTTAACCGAGAAAGAATAAATCACGATGTCAGTGAGAAACAAAGGGACAAAGTTAGTTCTGCTCTCTCTGACGGACCTGATGTAGAATCAGTGTGAACCTCCACAGAACCGAGTCTGcccacatttctttctttatgcCCAAAATAACTTCTTATGTTGCCTCACtagatttatttatgtatttatttatttttgaagccATCACATATGCAttgggtttattttttgtattttaacccAAGCTGGatgctatatttatttatttatcatgtgTACAATTTGTATATGGTgctttgatgtatttatttatattttacgaGAGACTTTAAGCTTCTTGACAAACTAACAGATGTGATGATACTGATCCTGAACTCCGCTCTGAGCCTTTTTACTCTGTAATCTCTGCTGGGACTGTTTAATAAACTGTTAACTCACATCTGGCTGTTTAAATAAGAGCTTGTGTACTTCTTAAATGAGTGATGGCGtatgaaaatctgttttaaaatttttgttattattaaatgtgaaaataagtCTAGGTTAAATGTATTGTTGTTCCTCCCTTTATTTTCTATACTTCAACGTACAATAATAACCCTCAACAATAAAAGACTGATTTATTAACGCTGCAAACCCATAAACATAGtcttaaaacattaatttaccgggacaaatgtgtgtgtagtggtgtcaaaaataatgttaatatcTTTAttacttcaaaaacatttttaaaagtatatatattgaaaaacaagaacagcttAATACAATTTGTAAGGGGCCTCATACAAATTTTCTCCTTAAAAGGCGGATTGCGTGCgaaatttatttcattcactCTATTGGTAGATTAATGTGTCAATCAAATTAATTCTCGTCGCTGATTGGTCAGATTTTGGGTCCACCCTTTCGGACCCTCCCTCTCGCCGTACCTCCCAGAACCTTCCAGGCGGCTGCTGTCCGGTGCACGTTGTCAAAAATGATCGGCCAGCAGGTTTTAGTGCTCAGTAAGTACTGAAATTCACCTAAagttaagtttttattatttcggTTAGAAGTATTGTTCGCCTGGTGTTCTGGTTCCGCTCATTTTGTTGGCGTTAACA from Xiphophorus hellerii strain 12219 chromosome 13, Xiphophorus_hellerii-4.1, whole genome shotgun sequence includes:
- the pdia8 gene encoding protein disulfide isomerase family A, member 8, which gives rise to MTPVIPVLSAVSLALVSLCPTALCARRDVLELGDADFDYLATEHETLLVKFYAPWCGHCKKLAPEFEKAAGRLKGIVQLAKVDCTANSETCGRFGVTGYPTLKIFRSGKDSAPYDGPRSASGIYNYMTKQTGPDSLHLKSKEDLQNFVNNYDASIVGVFSGTDAPRLDEFLKAAGLLREQFRFAHITDLQVAEEQTQTESVLLFRPPRLANAFEDSVVVFTDYLTISSLRRFIRDNIYGLCPHMTMENRDRLRVHDLLTAYYDLDYHHNVRGSNYWRNRVMKVASKYSGRGLIFSVANKRDFQAELEDDYGLGTADGGELPFVTIRTKLGHKYTMREEFTRDGQSLERFLEDYFAGRLKRYIRSEPVPEKNAAPVKVVVAESFDDIVNDPNKDVLIQFYSPSCPHCKKLEPVYRELAETLYSDPNVVVAKMNAVNNDVPLGYDVQGFPTIYFAPVGKKDDPVRYQGARELKDFLKFLKQEASHNLVLPGFKEEL